In Coregonus clupeaformis isolate EN_2021a chromosome 7, ASM2061545v1, whole genome shotgun sequence, one genomic interval encodes:
- the LOC121569155 gene encoding phosphoenolpyruvate carboxykinase [GTP], mitochondrial isoform X2, with protein sequence MDECKPANVHVVTGTAEESAHILAGLEKGGMVKKLPKYENCWLARTDPKDVARVESKTVIVTKNQRDTIPIPDGGAKSQLGSWMSEGDFQKARKDRFPGCMAGRTMYVIPFSMGPVGSPLSKFGVQVTDSPYVVASMGIMTRMGTPVMDKLAQGAEFVRCQHSLGQPLPLKAPLVNSWPCNPEKVLISHLPDTRQILSFGSGYGGNSLLGKKCFALRIASRIAKDEGWLAEHMLILGITNPWGVKRYVAAAFPSACGKTNLAMMKPALPGWTVECVGDDIAWMKFDSQGKLRAINPENGFFGVAPGTSLKTNPHAMATIAKNTVFTNVGETSDGGVWWEGLDPPAAGVSLTDWHGKSWKAGDSAPCAHPNSRFCTPAAQCPIIDPQWESDEGVPIDAIIFGGRRPEGVPLVYESFSWRHGVFVGASMRSEATAAAEYKGKVIMHDPFAMRPFFGYNFGDYLAHWLSMETRKGPTHLPKIFHVNWFRKDPTSGSFLWPGFGDNARVLEWIFKRCGREREDEAAKKSMVGWVPQEGAINLQGLGSNVDMGALFDLPKAFWEKETQELRAYFTQQVGADLPQQVEGELKALEDRVRNGEAAAQMTQS encoded by the exons CTGGCTGGCACGCACAGACCCCAAGGATGTGGCTCGCGTGGAGAGTAAGACAGTGATCGTCACCAAGAACCAGAGGGACACCATCCCCATCCCCGATGGGGGGGCTAAGAGCCAGCTGGGCAGCTGGATGAGTGAGGGTGACTTCCAGAAGGCCAGAAAGGACCGCTTCCCAGGCTGCATGgcag GTCGAACCATGTATGTGATCCCTTTCAGTATGGGCCCGGTGGGCTCTCCGCTGTCTAAGTTTGGCGTGCAGGTGACGGACTCGCCCTACGTGGTGGCCAGCATGGGCATCATGACACGCATGGGCACCCCAGTCATGGACAAGCTGGCACAGGGGGCAGAGTTTGTGCGCTGCCAGCACTCCCTCGGGCAACCTCTCCCACTGAAAG ctcCCCTGGTCAACTCGTGGCCGTGTAACCCAGAGAAGGTGCTGATCTCCCACCTGCCAGACACCAGGCAGATCCTGTCGTTCGGCAGCGGCTACGGAGGCAACTCCCTGCTGGGCAAGAAGTGCTTCGCTCTGCGGATCGCCTCGCGCATCGCCAAGGATGAGGGCTGGCTGGCTGAACACATGCTG ATCCTGGGCATCACCAATCCTTGGGGAGTGAAGCGTTACGTGGCGGCGGCGTTCCCAAGTGCCTGTGGGAAAACCAACCTGGCCATGATGAAGCCTGCGCTGCCTGGCTGGACTGTGGAGTGTGTGGGAGACGACATCGCCTGGATGAAGTTTGACAGCCAGG GTAAACTCAGGGCCATCAACCCAGAGAACGGCTTCTTCGGCGTGGCTCCCGGCACGTCCCTGAAGACCAACCCTCACGCCATGGCGACCATCGCCAAAAACACAGTGTTCACCAACGTGGGAGAGACCAGCGACGGAGGGGTATGGTGGGAGGGACTGGACCCCCCTGCCGCAGGGGTCTCCCTGACTGACTGGCATGGCAAATCCTGGAAAGCAG GAGACTCTGCCCCGTGTGCCCACCCCAACTCCAGGTTCTGTACCCCGGCGGCCCAGTGCCCCATTATCGACCCACAGTGGGAGAGTGACGAGGGAGTGCCCATCGATGCCATCATCTTCGGGGGTAGAAGGCCAGAGG GTGTCCCTCTGGTGTACGAGTCGTTTAGCTGGCGGCACGGTGTGTTTGTGGGAGCTTCTATGAGGTCTGAGGCAACAGCAGCTGCTGAGTACAAAG GCAAGGTCATCATGCATGATCCCTTCGCCATGCGCCCCTTCTTCGGCTACAACTTCGGCGACTACCTGGCCCACTGGCTCAGCATGGAGACCCGCAAGGGCCCCACCCACCTGCCCAAGATCTTCCACGTCAACTGGTTCCGTAAGGACCCCACGTCGGGCTCCTTCCTCTGGCCAGGCTTCGGGGACAATGCCCGCGTGCTGGAGTGGATCTTCAAACGCTGCGGCCGCGAGAGGGAGGACGAGGCAGCAAAGAAGAGCATGGTGGGCTGGGTGCCACAGGAGGGAGCCATCAACCTGCAGGGCCTGGGCAGCAATGTGGACATGGGGGCCCTCTTCGACCTGCCCAAGGCCTTCTGGGAGAAGGAGACCCAGGAGCTGCGGGCATACTTTACCCAGCAGGTGGGAGCAGACCTCCCCCAACAGGTGGAGGGAGAGCTGAAGGCTCTGGAGGACAGGGTCAGGAATGGAGAGGCGGCGGCCCAGATGACTCAGAGTTGA